AATTATCTCAAAATAAATGGAGCTACCCAAATTTTATATACTGAATACCAAATTATAGAATAAGTAATAATACCCTAACTAAAGAGAGTGTTGATTGAATAAAAATAACTTGACAAAATTAGACTTAAAATTTCAGGTAAGAGTGTCCCAAAAAATAAATGATCCAAAACCCGTCATTGCGAGCGTTCGCGAAGCAATCACAGCCCTTGGGATTGCTTCGCGAACGTTCGCAATGACAATTGGGCATTTTTTACTTGGAGTACTCTAAAACATGATAAATATTCCCCAAATTATAGAAGAATTAAATCATCTAAATCGAACAGTTGTCAAATTATTTGAAGAGGGCGATTTAAACAAAGCAATATTGGTCACGCAACAAGCTATAAAATTAGGGCAAGAAAATCTTGGTGAACATCCGACTACGGCAGATAGTCTAAATAATCTGGCGGAATTATATCGGATACAAGGGCGTTACTTGGAAGCCAAAGCCTTATACTTACAAGTTTTAAATATCAGAAAAAATTTGTTTGATAGGGAACATCCTGATATCGCCCAATCTTTAAACAACCTGGCAACATTATACTATTCAGAAGGAAATTATTCCGAAGCCGAAAAATACTTTTTAGAATCTCTAGAATTGTGGAAGTGTATTTGGGGAGAAGAACATTTTGAAATTGCAACGAATTTAAATAATCTTGCCGAAATTTATCGAGAACAAGGAAGATATTTAAAATCGGAGCAAGTACATTTAGAAGTTTTAGCAATGCGAAAACGTCTCTTTGGAGATGAACATCCAGATATCGCCCAAACCTTGAATAATCTGGCGTGTCTTTACACTTCACAAGGACGCTATTTGGATGCAGAAGAGATGCATTTAGAAGTTTTAGGAATGCGAAAACGTCTCTTTGGAGATGAACATTATGATATTGCTGCCAGTCTCAATAACTTGGCACTATTATATGACTTTCAAGGACGTTACTTGGAAGCAGAAACAAAATATTTCTCAGCTTTAAATAAATTGGAAAGAATATTAGGAAATGAACATCCGTACATAGCATCTACCTTAAGTAATATCGCAGGAAATTATAAAGAACAAGGACGTTATGCAGAATCAGAACATAAGTATCTTGAAGTTTTGGCGATGAGAAAACGCTTGTTAGGAGATGAACATCCTGATATTGCAAGTAGCTTGAGTAATTTAGGAACAATTTATCGGATGCAAGGGCGTTTTTTGGCATCTGAGCAAAAATATCTAGAAGCTTATGAGATGAGAAAACGCTTGTTTCCTTCTGAGCATCCAGATATTGCCAATAGTTTAAACGATTTAGTCATAATTTATCTATCTCAAGGGCGATACTTAGAGGCGGAACAAAAATCTTTATCAGCCTTACCAATGTGGTCAAGTTTGCTTGAGAAAGAGCATCCTGTAGCTGCGAATTATTTAGATAATTTAGCATTACTTTATCGGTTGCAAGGGCAATACGCGAAAGCTGAAAAAATCTATCTAGAAGCCTTAGCAATTAGAAAAAATATTTTAGGTGAAAAGCATCCCGATATTGCAGATAGCTTTAACGATATAGCTACAATCTATCGGATGCAAGGACGATATTCTGAGGCGGAAGAGATGCATCTAGAAGCCTTAGAGATGCTCAAAGAATTACTAGGTGAAAAGCATCCTCTTTTAGCGGAAACTCTCAATAATTTGGCAGTTTTACATGATGCTAGATTTCAATATTCGCAAGCAGAATCGTCATTATTACAAGCTTTATTCATTATTCAAGCTTTGTTTGGGCAAGAACATCCACAAGTAGCAAGTAGTATGAGTAATTTAGCTACTGTCTATGGAAATCAAGGGAACTACTTAGAAGCAGAAAAATTACATTTAGAAGTAATAAAAATTAGAAAATCTCTATTCGGAGAAGAACACCCAGATATTGCAAACAGTTTAAATAATCTGGCATTAATATACTTATCACTTGGGCGCTACCAGTTAGCCGAAGAAAAGTACGTAGAAGCTTTAGTTATGAGGAAACATCTACTAGGGGATGAACACCCAGATACTGCTCTAAGTTTAAATAACTTGGCCAGTGTATTAGCTGCTACTAAACGCCCAGAGGAAGCTTTGTCATACCGCATACAGGCAAGCGAGATTAATGACTTGATGATTAGTAATCTATTTGCCTTTAGTTCCGAAAGCGATCGCCTAGCCTTTATTGAGAAACTTAGAGCTAATTTCGATTTATTTCTCTCCCTAGTCTACAAACATCTTGCTGATTCAGAAAGTGCGATGTCTGCGGCGTTAGATTTGGTGCTGAAGCGCAAAGCTTTAACTGCTGCATCGTTGGCGGCGCAAAACGAAGCCCTTTATAGCGATCGCTATCCCCACCTCCAAGAAAAGTTTCGTCAACTGGGTGACTTGAACGCCCAGTTAGTCAACCTGACTTTTTCTGCTCCGAAAAACAGCGATTTCAGTAGCTACCAGAAACAATTAGCACAACTACAGGCACAATATAACAACCTTCAAAAACAACTGGCATCTCAAGTACCAGAGATTCAGTTATTTGAGCAACTTTCTAATCGTTATACTGTGGCTTCGTCCCTACCAGCAGATTCGATATTAGTCGAATTTGTCCGCTTTGAATTATTCGATTTTAATGCAATTCCAGTGAATGGAGACATCCAATGGCAACCTGCTCGTTATCTAGCATTTGTCTTACCTTCTGGACAACCAGATGCAGTGCAGATGATAGATTTAGGGTCAGCCCAAGTCATTGATCGGCTAATTTGGGCATTTCGCTTGCAGACATCAGACTATAGCAAGGCAACTCTAGGATGGGGAAAAGCTGACCAATTACCAAAGCTGCCAATTAAACCATACGACTCAGCCCCAGCAATCGAACTTAGCCAAGTGCTTATTAAGCCTATTTATAACGCCCTAAAAGGCTGGAAACATTTAATATTTGCACCAGATGGGAACTTAAATTTACTGCCATTTCAAGCATTGCCTTGTGACGAGACAAACAGGCACTTACTGATGGATGAGTTTACCATCAGTTATTTAAGTGTGGGACGGGATATTTTGCGATCGCAAATTCCGAAACTGCGCCCCGCTAGCAAACCTCTAGTCATTGCCGATCCAGATTTTGATTTGGTTGCTGAACAAACTGATACGACTGGTGCGATCGCCTTTGAAAGTCCCTTAGCGATCGTAAAACAGCAATCCTCAAACGATGAATTTATCAACACTCTTAACGGTGAAGTTTTGTCCCGCACACTTGGTACAAGGTTTCTTGCTGAAAGTGTCGCCAAAAAGCTACCAGATGCACGGCTATATCTGGGAGCAGAAGCACTTGAAACCCACTTAACCGCTAGCAACTGTCCTAGTATAATGCTGATTGCCACTCACGGTTTATTTTTAGCCGACTCGCCACAAGCACCGTTTCAGACGATGCATTTGGAAGTATCAAAGATAGAAAACCCAATGATGCGTTCTGGACTGGCTTTAGCTGGTGCTAATACTTGGCTCTCTGGAGGGATTTTACCCCCATCAGCAGGTAAAGGCTTTATTTTCGCCCAGGATATTGCCTCATTAGACCTGTGGGCGAATGAACTGACTGTATTATCTGCCTGTGATACCGCCAGAGGAGATATTAAAATTGGCGAAGGTGTTTTTGGATTGCGTCGTGCTTTTGCGGTTGCTGGAACAAAAACCCTTGTGATGAGCCTATGGAAAGTACCAGACCAAGCTACGGCCTTACTGATGGAGCGTTTCTTTGACAACTTACATTTGAAAATGGGACGTGCTGAGGCGTTGCAAAATGCCCAGAATTATATACGTCA
This genomic interval from Nostoc sp. KVJ3 contains the following:
- a CDS encoding CHAT domain-containing protein — its product is MINIPQIIEELNHLNRTVVKLFEEGDLNKAILVTQQAIKLGQENLGEHPTTADSLNNLAELYRIQGRYLEAKALYLQVLNIRKNLFDREHPDIAQSLNNLATLYYSEGNYSEAEKYFLESLELWKCIWGEEHFEIATNLNNLAEIYREQGRYLKSEQVHLEVLAMRKRLFGDEHPDIAQTLNNLACLYTSQGRYLDAEEMHLEVLGMRKRLFGDEHYDIAASLNNLALLYDFQGRYLEAETKYFSALNKLERILGNEHPYIASTLSNIAGNYKEQGRYAESEHKYLEVLAMRKRLLGDEHPDIASSLSNLGTIYRMQGRFLASEQKYLEAYEMRKRLFPSEHPDIANSLNDLVIIYLSQGRYLEAEQKSLSALPMWSSLLEKEHPVAANYLDNLALLYRLQGQYAKAEKIYLEALAIRKNILGEKHPDIADSFNDIATIYRMQGRYSEAEEMHLEALEMLKELLGEKHPLLAETLNNLAVLHDARFQYSQAESSLLQALFIIQALFGQEHPQVASSMSNLATVYGNQGNYLEAEKLHLEVIKIRKSLFGEEHPDIANSLNNLALIYLSLGRYQLAEEKYVEALVMRKHLLGDEHPDTALSLNNLASVLAATKRPEEALSYRIQASEINDLMISNLFAFSSESDRLAFIEKLRANFDLFLSLVYKHLADSESAMSAALDLVLKRKALTAASLAAQNEALYSDRYPHLQEKFRQLGDLNAQLVNLTFSAPKNSDFSSYQKQLAQLQAQYNNLQKQLASQVPEIQLFEQLSNRYTVASSLPADSILVEFVRFELFDFNAIPVNGDIQWQPARYLAFVLPSGQPDAVQMIDLGSAQVIDRLIWAFRLQTSDYSKATLGWGKADQLPKLPIKPYDSAPAIELSQVLIKPIYNALKGWKHLIFAPDGNLNLLPFQALPCDETNRHLLMDEFTISYLSVGRDILRSQIPKLRPASKPLVIADPDFDLVAEQTDTTGAIAFESPLAIVKQQSSNDEFINTLNGEVLSRTLGTRFLAESVAKKLPDARLYLGAEALETHLTASNCPSIMLIATHGLFLADSPQAPFQTMHLEVSKIENPMMRSGLALAGANTWLSGGILPPSAGKGFIFAQDIASLDLWANELTVLSACDTARGDIKIGEGVFGLRRAFAVAGTKTLVMSLWKVPDQATALLMERFFDNLHLKMGRAEALQNAQNYIRQITVKELRQSALGMEVLKQLLQVNNLLANTKIDCQEEDTPLEHPFYWGAWICQGDTTQMHNLTSV